TACCAGAAATTACCTCTAACAATAAAAGCAATACAAGTTGAAACGCCTTCAGTTCTAATTTTTGTTTTTGCATCAGAAGAAAAGGCCATCTCATCGGTATCAACGTGTTTGATTTTATGTAGAAAATATTCATTTGTCATATACAATACTCAAATAATTAACATTAAATTTTGTAAAATTAAAATTGTTGCTAAGGGCTGTTGTCAAAGGTGGCGTGAATATTATACAGAAACCTTAGTGGGTATTGAGTCCAATAAACTAACGGCCTTCCTAGTTTAAGAGATAAAGTCATGCCGCAGACAAAGGGAAAATGAGTTTGATTCGAGTATAAGCAATTTGAAACCCTATTTTTTGTATATTCAGATCAGATATCGATCCTGGCTCAGTAGTTACAGATGCGATACCCGCACCAGAGTGAATTGCATACTCAATACGTTTATCCAAAAGCGCTTTTTGCAAACCTCTGCCACGGTAAAAGGGCAATGTGCTAGTAACTCCAAGATCACAAACACCTTGGTGTATAGCAATAGTACCCCCTGCAACTAACTTATTATTCATAAAAGCACCGAAAGGAGTCACACCTTCTGTTTTTGCATAAAGATAAAATTGTTCCCTTGCTTCTTCGTATTCAAATCCTAAAGCCACGCAGTTTGCCCATTCGTGTAAGTGATTTTCACTTATTGGTTGAATCCTAAATTCTTCATGCTTTGGTACCGTGTTGCGAACAGGTTGGGTTAAATCAAGGATAGAGATATTATTTAACTCCGAAATCACATAACCTCGGCGGCTTAGTTCAGAAAAGATAAAATTACCAGCAAGAGGACTTAATTCTATGTCAACACGTCGATGCAGAAGTTTATGGTAGAAGTTCTCTATCGTTTCAATTTGAGAAATTAGTTTGTCTTGATCAGTATCAAATCCCCATCCAATAACCTGCGAGAAAAAAGAGTTCTCTCCTGAGAAAAAGGCAGCACCTGTCCCTAGTTCCAAAATAGAACCCTTTGCACATTGTTTTGTAAATCGATAATGGCTTTCCTTTATACAGTTTTCAATTTTAAAAGCTAATTCTTTCGTAATTACCATGGCGCAATTCTAACTCTGATCCCACATCTTGTTGCTCTTTTAACTTATCGCATTATCTATATGGCTTAGTTATTTGAGCAAAATGATAAAAATATTTACTGGACGGGGAAATATAGCATATTCATTCCTCATTAACAGTAGAAAACCATGCACCATGAATTTTTGCCAGTATGCAGGACAAAAAAGTATTTCTTTCTCAGTTTATACCTAATTTATTTTGATTTTTTGTCTTGTATTGAGAATTTTTGCTCATTATTCTTTGGGTATTTTTTAAATTTTTTAACAGTGATTAGACGGCAGATTGACTATAATTTTAGGTGGCAAAATAGAAAAATTTGAAATTATGAGATCGGCAATTTTGTTTTTGAGTTCCTAATTTGTTATATGACTAGTCTCTAATTTCTAAATAGGGATCTATACTTCGCGCAATGGGCTAATTACTCTTTAGAAGAGAGATATAGATTATTATGGTTATCACAATTGCATTTTTACTTGCGCAAATAATTTTATTAATTAGCTATTTAATGACATCGATGCTCTTATTAAGAGCTTTGGTTTGCGTCGCCCAAGTTTGTTTTATGATTGCAACCCTGATGTTTGGTTTGCAACAACCAGGCATGCTTTCGAGTTTTATTTTTTCTATATTGATTCTTCTTATCAATATACTCCATATTTATCGGCTTCTGTATGCAAAAATACCATCTCCGATCCCAGAAGCCTATAAGGTTATTTATGAAAATAAATTTAAACAATTCTTGTCTAGAGAGTTTATGATCCTAATGAGCTATGCTCAGCCGAAGTCTACGACTAATGATTATTTAATCCAGGAAGACATTATTGCTGATGTTTCAGTGCTCATAGAGGGTAAAGCTTGGGTGCTAATGGGTACTAACCAAATTACAGAGTTAGAACAAAACAGTATTATTGGTGAAATTAGCTTTCTCACTCACAGCACAAGTATTGCCAGCGTTAAAGCAATAAATACCGTAAAGTTTTGCACCTGGACGAGGGAAAATTTGCTAAAACTTAAAAAGCAATATCCAAATGTTTATTATAAATTCTATGACCTCCTTATAAAAAGCGCAGGTGAAAAATTAAGGGATCAAAATATACGTGGCTTTTATCTTAAGAAAACACTAAAAATACCCTCATAATCGGTTTCTAATCGGTCGGCGACATGGGAGCTCCTCAGCTATTAATCCTTTTTATACCGGCTTAAGTAAAATGGCAACTTAATTCGTTTCTACGTCTTGGTTTTAAAAAATGCCATCCGGTTAGAAAGCATGTGATTTCAATCAGTTAAAATAACCATTTTTTAAATCGACTACGAAATCATGGGGCCAGTTTGTGCGGTATAGTCCATATCGCTTCTTTTTTGAATTTCTTTCTATGGTTATCCATACTTGGGCAGCAACTATCTGATTTAGGTCGTAACTTGAACCATTTTCGATGGTTATTTTAAATTCGTCGCTAGAGAATCCATCGCGGTACAAAATGTTTTTAATGTCTTCTTTTATTATATCTTTTTCGCCATACATAATTTTGTTTCCTGAAGATCGCACCTAAAGATAAGTATAGTCCGATTACATTCCGTTTCGACATCAAAGTTGATCTGATTTAGCTCTGGAGAATACTGACCCACACTACTTAGACTTAAGCTTAACACTTTGCCTACTCTTGAATGCGGATAATTCGCTAAAAATCAATCCATTCAAATAAAAGGATAATAGTTGTTTGATTGGTTCTAGAGAGAAATCCTATTCGTATGATATAAATCCAATAACTTCAGGCTGATTATAGACAGGGAGTAACCTGTTGGCGCATTAGCGATAACTGTATTTTACCTCACCAAAACTCATTTTTTGCGACAGAATCTATCTTTTCTTTACGCCCCAATAATGTCTATTAATAATCCACAGTGGCGTAATTATGCTCAAAATGTTACCATGTAAAATTCTTTTTTTGAGTATAAATATGGCAAATTCAAAAGAGCTCCCATCTCTCCCCCAAGCAGAGAGTTATGAAAAGATCCTTAAGCTCATCACAACTAGCCAGAGTTATGTATCTCTAAAGCCTCTAATGTATGATTTGTTTGTTGGAAATCATGACAAAGTGGAAGAATGCCGTATTAATAATCTGGTCTCGGTGCATGAAATAGCGCAAGGCTATGCTTTAGCAGGGAACCACGACAAAGTGGAAGAATACCGTATTAAGCATCAGGCTTCGGTGCAAGGAATTGCCAAAGGCTATGCTCATGCCGGTAACCACGATAAAGTGGAGGAATATCGAGCTAAGCATCATATTTCAGTACACTCAATCATTAAAGACTACGCTCAAGCTAACAACCATGCCAAAGTAGAAGAATACCGAATCAAGCATCAGATTTCGGTGAACCAAATTGCTTTAATCTATGCGCACGAAGGAAACCACGACAAAGTAGAAGAGTATCGAATTAAGCATAATGCTTCAGTGAAAGGAATTGTCAAAGGCTATGCATTAGCTGGAAACCACGACAAGGTGGAAGAATATCAGATTCAAGATCCTACTTCAGTGCATACAATCGCGCTAGGGTATGCACATGCTGGAAACCATGACAAAGTGGATGAGTATCGCATTAAGCATCACGCTTCAGTGGATGAAATCGTCAAAGGCTATGCTCATGCCGGAAACTACGACAAAGTGGAAGAGTATCGCATTAAGCATCACGCTTCAGTGGATGAAATCGCCAAAGGCTATGCCTATGCTGGAAACCATACCAAAGTGGAAGAATACCGAATTAAGCACCAGGCTTCGGTACATGAAATCGCCAAAAGCTACGCTCACACCGGAAACCACGACAAAGTGGAAGAGTATCGAATTAAGCATCATGCTTCAGTGCATGAAATAGCTAAAGGGTATGCTCATGCCGGAAGCCACGACAAAGTGGAAGAATACCGAATTAAGCACCAGGCTTCAGTGGATGAAATCGTCAAAGGCTATGCCTATGCCGGAAACCATTACAAAGTGGAAGAATACCGAATTAAGCACCAGGCTTCAGTGGATGAAATCGCTAGAGGCTACGCTCGTCTCGGATATCATGACGAAGTGGAAGAGTACCAAATCATCCATTTCGCTTCAGTATATGAAATCATCAAAGGCTATGCTGAAGCCGACAACCATGCCAAAGTGGAAGAATACCGAGTCCAGCATCAGATTTCAGTGAACCAAATTGCTTCGATCTATGCTCTATTTGGAAAACAATATAAAGTGGATGAATATCGGAATAAATATCAGGCTTCAGTGCAAGATATCGCCCCCGGCTATGCTCAAGCCGACAACGATGCCAAGGAGCAAAAATACCGAACTAATTATCCCCCCTCTATTACAGGTGATACAAAAGCAAATAACCAAGAAAATATTGTTGAATCAACCAAGCCATCCAATGCTCCCACGCAAAAAAGCATTGAAAATATCCGGGGTGGTATCCATACGAAATATATTACTGGCACTCCTCATCCACGGTTGCCTGAAGAACAAAGACCAGTTAATAGCAATACCTCTACACAGCGCAAATTGCCGTTTACACCCGTTTGTAATATGAGCTCAGCTTCCACCTCCTTTTACACTCATTCTATTGCAACCCCTGCTTTCAGTGCGAGGCTTCTTACTGAAAAGAAAGATTTAGAACTTGCTTCATTGAACACTTTTATTTGTGCTGGCCGTACAAAGAATGCTCTTGTGCCAGTTACGGAAGGAAGCCGTTGTACTTTAATTTGTACTGAGGAAGAAGTAATTGAGTTACTGCCCCACCTCTCCAGCCATCTTGATTTACTGGTAATAAGTAAAATTGAAAGTAAATATAATGGGGAGTATACCGATTTAGGGAGTATTACAGCACGGCGGCTTGCTGCCTTTTTGTTTGCATACCACGCGAACTGTCCTAAATTCTCTCTTCTAGATGATAATATTGAGAGGCTATCTTTCTCACCTGAAATAATTTCCTCTGATTCTTGGGATGCAGTAATAGATTTTCTAGGACATCAGATGGCACAGAAAGCCAGTTTTAGTGTTGGCACCGCAAATGGCCATAAAAAGAAGCATGGAGAGCTAGGTTCTAAATTTTTTATGATAAATATGCAACTTATCCGCCAAAAACTTCAAGAGGAAGAAGATTTATTCTGTCTCTTTCCTGAAGCAACTCAAGCAAAAAAATGGGGTGAAGACTTTTATTTTCAGATAGTTCTACACTATTTATTTGCAGAACAAAATATTGCCGGGTATGGCATTATCCCTTTACAAAAAATTGGACTATTTCGCTCAAAACATCATCAAAATTTCTTTGCTGCATCAGGGAAAAAAGCAGAATTTTTTGAAATTCCTACTCCAAGTAAGGATATTTCCTCACCATTTTCCCAGGTTATTGAACGCGCTGTTAGGAAATTAAACCAGATTATTCAAGAAAACTACTTAAATCATGAGCGAATGGAAAATTCCATCCAAAACGTTGATTTATTAAGTCTCCATGCAAAAGCCAATAATCAGAATCCTGATATGGAGTCTTCAACGCCTGCATTAGTTCAAAACCCCAGCGACTTTAAAACAGATTTTGCCAAAGCCATTCTTAATTATGATTTTGCAACCACCATGCTGCGAGACTACCAAATTCAAGCTATTAAAGCAGCAGCTACTTATTCAGGCCCTTCTCGTATTGTCATGGCTACAGGAAGTGGTAAAAGTCTAATCCAATGTACGCTAGCATTGATGGCCTATCATACCTCTGCTCCAAATCAACCCATTTTTATTGTCACTCCGCATATCGAACTGGTAATCCAATTCTATGAGGATTTGCTGCGCTATAATGATACCTTGAAAAAAAGTAATAACCTGCTTTCCATTCCATCGCAGAATATCATCACGGTGTCCAGTCATATGCAAAGTATCAGTGTAAGAGCACTGCTGCAAAATCAACCCATTCGTCAACAGAAATCCATTATTATTTGCTGTGAAGATAGTTTTAATAAGCTATTAGATGAGAACCGGGCGATGATCCACCAAGCTGCTTTAATTCTTTTAGACGAATACCATGAGTATACAAAAACAGTGAAGGAATTAGTTGAAGGACTTCCTTCTGCACCCCCAATGGTTATCGCCAGTAGTGCAACCCCTCCTACTCAGGATGTCATCAATAATAATTTGTATTCTTTTAGTCTTAGACAAGCGCTTAATGGTATTTTCCATGCGCCTTTAATTGTAGATACTCTTAATATCCCCTACTCACCGGAAAATGTAGATCTTATAATTAAATGGCTTCCGCAAATTCTAAGAAATCAATATCATCCAGGATTTCAAGAAGGGGCTACTTTGGCAGAAACTAAAGGCATTATCTATTTAAAATCCATTAAATTGTGTGAGCAGGCACAAAAAATATTGCGTGAAGCAGGATTAAATGCATATGCCATTCATAGTGATAATTCACTGGCTTCTGAAGAAGCCAAGCAATTTGTAAAAAATGACCAACCAGGCATCCTACTTGCAGTGAGAAAACTTCGCTTTGGATTCGATTGCCCTGACTTGGCATGGGAATTTATCCTACGTCCGCCCTCTCAAAAATCAGCACGGCAAGACATAGAACAAATGCTAGGACGAGTGATTCGCCGTTACCAAGACAAGCTTGGCTATGTAGTCACCTTTGAAGATATTTTTAATCGATATATCCTTCCTATTACCCAAGAACAGGAGAAAATACCTGCCCTATCGACTGATTATCTTGCCAATGCTGATGCCAAGGAATACTATCTTGATGAAAATGGTTGTATAGTGGTGGATTCGGATTTCCTTGAAATAACAGATGCAATGGATGACTCTACTGAAGATAATAGCCCTATGATGATAGATTCAGTCCCTGCTGAAACACAAGGATTTTCCGTCCGATTTTTCCAATCCTGTCAATCCCAGCGAACACGGAAACATGCTCTATCCGAAGACGCAGAATGTAACAAAAGGCCTCGTTGAAAGATTTGATTGGTTCACCGATGACGCAATACAATAAAAGCGGTATCCAGTGTTTCGCAGCAGGATAAGACAAAAAGCTTTCTTTAAACTATTTAACGCCAGGAAGTGCACTTATTCATTAAGGAGATATCTGTGCATGCATTTGAAATCATTATGCTATTTTGTTTTGGTGCAGCTTGGCCTTTCTCTATTATAAAATCATATAAGTCGACTATAAATGGAAGTAAGAGTATATGGTTTCTATTTATCATCTTCCTAGGATACATAAATGGCATTTTATATAAATTTTATTACGCCTATGATTTTGTTATCTATCTTTATGGATTAAATTCTGGATTAGTTTTGATTGATATTCTTTTGTATTACCGTAATGAATTTTTTATCTATCAGTTATCAAGGCCGGAAGAACTATTATACAAACAACATTTTTCGACCCTACCTCGATCAGTTTTTTGTGGATTGCTAAAATTAGCTAGATATCAACATTACTCACCAGACGAGTATTTAATCAAACAAGATACTTCAATAGAGGAGTTGTTCTATTTAGTAGAGGGCGACGTAAAGGTCAGTAAAGAGGGTATAGTGATTAATCATCTCTCTAACAATACTTTCATTGGTGAAATGAGCTTCTTAACTGGCGATAGAACAACAGCGGATGTGATCGCAGTAACGCCAGTTAAATGCTTAACTTGGAAAAAATCTGAATTAAAATCCCAGAAAGAGATACTTAATTATTGTAATATGCATATTGCATTAGACTTAATTAAAAAAGTCGATCCAGCCAAAAGAATTACTGTTTTCTAAGAAACAAAGGCCTTCTTCGGCCGTTTGGTTAGTAAAAGCAGCGCTGAAACCAGCAATAGTATCCCTCCAACAGCAATCAACCCAGCACTGGATATAAGGGATAGCAAATTGGAACCAAAACCCGTGACCATCCAGGCAAATGCCATCACTGCACCAGAAATTCCCATCACCCATCCTTGCGATTGTGCATCCACGGCATTAGAGAATAAAGTTAATAAGCAAGCAAAGGCCATAATATCAAAAATTGCGATCGCCACTGCTAATGGCCATTGCAATATAGGATTAGGAATAACATAAACCAATAATTGCCCTAGTCCGGTTAAAATGAGGGTAGCGAAAGCGATGTGGTGCACTTTATAGCGATTCACACAGAAAGGCATGCCAAGAAGAATACCAATGGCAAACCCCAAACCAATCATGCCTTGCACTGCGCCTAACTGCCAATTGGTGTAATTGTAAGCAATCTTCATATGTACAATGATGAATTGGAAATAAAGACTGAAGCCCATTTGCATCAATAAAAACACCAGTGCCAGAATACGTACAGATCGATGCTCAAAGGCTTCAATGAAAATTTGAACGGGACGGAAAATAGATATTTTCTTATGGGACAAAGCTAAAACGGTATCTTGATAGCCAAGTTCTATCCAAAACCAAGCGATAAACGCCAGTAACGCCGCCATTAAAAATGGAGTTGTAAAAGTAAACCAAGGCAGTAATTGTTGATCCGACATGACCCCGCCAAGTAAGGGGCCAAGAACAGATCCCAAACTGAAGCTCATGGAGATTAAACTCATATTTAAAGCCTTGCTTTCAGGGGTGCTCAAATCTGCAATTGAGGCTTGAGCAATAGGTTGACTACCCGCCATTAAACCGGAAAACGCCCGGCCGATTAGTAATAAGCTCAAGTAAGAAAAAGCGACACCTATCCCCATTAATAGAAAACTGATGGTTATTCCCAGCATGCACAACAATAATACTTTTTTTCGCCCCCAAACGTCAGATAAATCCCCCATAAATGAAGTGCCAAAAAACATACACAAAGGGTAGAGAATATAACTTAATCCTAAATAAAAGTGTTTCACTGCCAAACTCGCATCCGTACTTAATACCGGGCTATGATCTGCCGTAAAGATTGCGGTCATCACTGGATAAACGAGTCCAAAACCTAAAGCATCAATGACCACTGCAAAAAAACAAGGCGCGGTTTTTCTGAACATGATGATATCTTTGGAGTGAGAAATGTAGATTCAATATATTGTTATCTGAGGTGTTTTGTCTACTCTCCCGACAAAGCCAGATAGGTTTGTTGGATTGATATTTTTTCGATCGCATCACATTATGAGCAGATGAGGTCATAAAGTCCGAAATCTTTTTCTTAGCAAAATTTCATTCCCTTAAAATCTGACTATACTTTGATGTAATGTCGCGTATGTTGGATCCAAAAATGAAAAAGGAACTTACCCAAGCCTTCAAGACTGTGCGTCAGCAGACTGAGTGCTTATGTCAACCATTGGCAGTTGAAGACTACGTCATCCAAAGCATTGAAGACGTAAGCCCGCCAAAATGGCATTTAGCCCATAGCAGTTGGTTTTTCGAAACGTTTATCCTCAAGCAATATTTAGCCAACTACAAACCGTTTCATCCTTCCTTTCACTATTTATTTAATTCTTATTATCAAGCAATTGGCAATCCCTACCCACGTGCTAAACGAGGTTTATTATCAAGACCGACTGTGGAAACAATTTATGCTTATCGCAAACACATTGATATGCATATGCTGACTTTGCTCGAAGAAATATCAGACATACAGCTGAGGGAAATTCAACCCTTGGTAACGCTAGGACTACAACACGAACAACAACATCAAGAACTCTTGTTAATGGATATTAAACATAATTTTTCTCTTGATCCTAATTTTCCTGCCTATTGTTCAATCCAAATTCAAAAGACTCCCGAGACCCAATCAAAATTTGATTTTATTGATATTGACGGGGGAGTTGTTGAAATTGGTTATCGCGGCGGGCAATTTTGTTTTGATAATGAATTACCGATCCATAAAAAATATTTAATTCCCTACTCCATAGCCTCTCGATTAGTCACCAATGAAGAATACCTGGAATTCATTGAAGCCGGCGGTTATAAAGAACCTTGCTGGTGGCTCTCAGACGGATGGGATTGTCTTTTAAAGAATCACTGGAAGTCCCCATTATATTGGCATCATCAAGATAACGAATGGCATATTTTTGGCTTACATGGATTAGTACCACTAAATCCTGCAGAGCCAGTCAGCCATATCAGTTTTTATGAAGCGGATGCCTATGCACGATGGCGCGGAGCAAGATTGGCTTCAGAAGATGAATGGGAACATTTTGTTACACTAAAAAACATCAGGCCAGGTAATGATAACTTTATGGAAAAGGGCTTATTTCATCCACAGCCAGCAGGACAAAATCAGGCGCAGCCCCAACAATTTTTCGGCGAGTTATGGGAGTGGACAGCAAGTCCTTATCAACCTTATCCAGGTTATGCACCCTTGAAGGGTGCATTGGGTGAATACAATGGCAAATTCATGGCTAATCAAATGGTATTAAGGGGTGGGTGCTGCGTTACGCCTCAATCACATATTAGGGCAAGTTATCGCAATTTTTTTCAACCAGAAAAACGCTGGCAGTTTAGCGGAATTCGCTTAGCAAAGAATAATTAGGGGAAAATCATGTCTGCTAAATTTAAAACTCTTGCTGTCGATGATGCTGATTTTTTTTATGACGAAACGCAGGAATTCTCGCACGATGTCCTTATAGGTTTTTCAAAAGCACATAAAGAAATAAACTCAAAATATTTTTACGATGAATATGGCAGCGAATTGTTTAATCAGATTACCCGTCATCCTGATTATTATCTTACTAATTGTGAATTGGAAATTTTAGATACTTATAAAAATGACTTAGCCTCATCATTAAAAAACGAAAAATTCAATCTTATCGAATTAGGTCCAGGTGAAGGAATAAAAACCCGCTTACTTATCGATTATTTTTTAGCCGATAATCTGTCTTTCAGCTATTACACAATCGATATTTCAAAAAAATACCTCAACCAAATTATCGAACAGTTTAATAACCAACTCCCTCACCTTGAGACAGTTGCTCTTAATGCAGATTACTTAAACGGCATCAAATGGCTCGGTTCGACTTCTAAAAACCGTAATTTTGTTTTATTTTTGGGTTCAAGCATTGGCAATTTTGATATCAATTCAACTAAAGAGTTTTTAGGGATGATGAGAAACTTCCTTCATCCCGGCGACTATGTATTGATTGGCTTTGATCTACTCAAAAATATCGATGTGTTAATGAGAGCCTATAATGATCGTGATGGAATTACCCGCGAATTTAACCTAAATCTTTTAAGGCGTATGAATTATGAGCTTGGAGCCAATTTTAATACCGAATCTTTTTATCACTATGGAACCTATAATGTTTATCTGAAAAGAATGGAAAGCTATCTCGTCAGCAATAAAGCACAGATTGTTTATATTGAAGCGCTAAAAAAATCATTTAAATTTAAGGAGTTTGAAGCAATCCACGTTGAGTCTTCGCATAAATATACCTTTTCCAAGGTTGCTAAACTGGCTCGCGCAACAGGTTTTGAAATCGTCAGGAATTTTACTGATTCGAACCAGTATTTTCTTGATTCATTGTGGCGGGCAATTTAGAAATATCCCCAAGCTCACTCAGGTTCAGGCAGTTGAATTCGGATTTGATCTTCCTCATTGAGGGTCTTTTCATCGAAAAAAGGCTCTCTTTCCGCTACCCTGTAACAGATCTCTATCCGCACAGCGCGAGAAGGGTTCCTGTGTTTTGCAGTAATCTTATTTGGATTAGACTTATCAGAAGATGACATACAACAAATTCTCTGGACGATTAAAAAGTACTACTATACCATATTTAGACAATATTGTTGATATAATAATCAACTAAGCCGTTTATTGAACTATAAGAAGTGACTATCATGATACCTAACTACGGACAATTATCTCTCCGTTCCTACGAAACCTATCATTGCAGTCATAGCCACGATTTCGCCCAACTTGTTTTACCCATTCAGGGTGTTTTGGAACTTAAAAATGGTTGCCAGTCGGGGCTTGTTCGTGACAACACTGCTGCTTTTATCGCCCCAAATTCAATCCATTCTTTTGCCGCTAGTCGAAAAAATCAATTTTTAGTTGTTGATCTCAAAGCACCGAACTCTATTCTCAATGAAAATTTGATGCCTGCATTCCCCACGCTAACCACCTCGGCCATAAAATTTTTGCATTTTGCCCAAAACTACTTGTTGCAAAAAGATAGTGATGGCTTTTCTGATTATTTAATCCAAAATTTGCTGTTCAAATTGGTCTCACAATCATTAACACCGGTACTCGACCCAAAAGTATTAAAAGTAACACAGTGGATTAACAACAATTTTGCTGCACCAATCAATCTAGAAGGACTAACCCATCTCTGTCATCTTAGCACTAGCCAACTGCAACGACGATTTAAGAAAATGACAGGACAAACGGTTGCAGAATACTGGCGAATGAAAAAACTTTCACAAGCTCAGCTACTTCTCAGCACAGAAACCCTTTCAATTTCATCCATTGCCTACCAACTCGGTTATGAAAATGTGTCTGCTTTCAGCCGGTGTTTTGCCCATACCTTCGGCCAAAGTCCTTCTCAATGGCGTGAAATGATGCTTAATGCAAACAATATGCGTGTAGAAGACAAAACTCTTTTTCATGATAGCTGATATGCTTGTGCAGTCTGTAACCTCACCATTAAAAAAATTGGACGCACAAAAACTTATTGGGGTTATATAAACTTTTTTATTGAGACTTATTATGGCCAAAAACAGAAGCTATCTATTTCTACAAGGAATTTGCTTTCTTATCCTAGCGCAAACCATGGTCGGACTAAATATTGTTTTTTCTAAATGTCTTGTCTCTTCTTTGCCTCTTTTGTTTATACTTACCCTGCGCTTTGTTTTAGCAGCCGTTATTCTCTTCCCTCTCCACTGGCTGACTCCTGCAAGGCAGTTTGATTTGCACCATCACTTTTCCAAACTTCATAGACGAGATTGGTATTTTATTTTTGCCCAGGCTTTGACTGCAGGGATCCTATTTAATTGCCTGATGCTTTTAGGACTTCACTACACGGATGCAAATGTTGCCGGCATTATCACAAGTGCTTTACCCGCTACCATTGCCTTGATGTGCTGGATTATTCTCAAGGAGCACATTTCAAAGAAAAAAGGGCTTTGCATCCTTTTTGCCACGCTTGGGCTTTTGGTCATTGCTTGGGACAAATGGCATGAGATTGGCTTAAACCATTCTTTTTTTGGCGATACGATTATCTTACTATCCCTTCTTCCCGAGGCCACTTACTATGTTTTGTGTAAGCTTCATACCAATCGTCTTCCCGTTTTCTTAATTTCGTCCATTATTAATGGGATTAATGCCGTAATT
The genomic region above belongs to Legionella micdadei and contains:
- a CDS encoding DEAD/DEAH box helicase; this encodes MANSKELPSLPQAESYEKILKLITTSQSYVSLKPLMYDLFVGNHDKVEECRINNLVSVHEIAQGYALAGNHDKVEEYRIKHQASVQGIAKGYAHAGNHDKVEEYRAKHHISVHSIIKDYAQANNHAKVEEYRIKHQISVNQIALIYAHEGNHDKVEEYRIKHNASVKGIVKGYALAGNHDKVEEYQIQDPTSVHTIALGYAHAGNHDKVDEYRIKHHASVDEIVKGYAHAGNYDKVEEYRIKHHASVDEIAKGYAYAGNHTKVEEYRIKHQASVHEIAKSYAHTGNHDKVEEYRIKHHASVHEIAKGYAHAGSHDKVEEYRIKHQASVDEIVKGYAYAGNHYKVEEYRIKHQASVDEIARGYARLGYHDEVEEYQIIHFASVYEIIKGYAEADNHAKVEEYRVQHQISVNQIASIYALFGKQYKVDEYRNKYQASVQDIAPGYAQADNDAKEQKYRTNYPPSITGDTKANNQENIVESTKPSNAPTQKSIENIRGGIHTKYITGTPHPRLPEEQRPVNSNTSTQRKLPFTPVCNMSSASTSFYTHSIATPAFSARLLTEKKDLELASLNTFICAGRTKNALVPVTEGSRCTLICTEEEVIELLPHLSSHLDLLVISKIESKYNGEYTDLGSITARRLAAFLFAYHANCPKFSLLDDNIERLSFSPEIISSDSWDAVIDFLGHQMAQKASFSVGTANGHKKKHGELGSKFFMINMQLIRQKLQEEEDLFCLFPEATQAKKWGEDFYFQIVLHYLFAEQNIAGYGIIPLQKIGLFRSKHHQNFFAASGKKAEFFEIPTPSKDISSPFSQVIERAVRKLNQIIQENYLNHERMENSIQNVDLLSLHAKANNQNPDMESSTPALVQNPSDFKTDFAKAILNYDFATTMLRDYQIQAIKAAATYSGPSRIVMATGSGKSLIQCTLALMAYHTSAPNQPIFIVTPHIELVIQFYEDLLRYNDTLKKSNNLLSIPSQNIITVSSHMQSISVRALLQNQPIRQQKSIIICCEDSFNKLLDENRAMIHQAALILLDEYHEYTKTVKELVEGLPSAPPMVIASSATPPTQDVINNNLYSFSLRQALNGIFHAPLIVDTLNIPYSPENVDLIIKWLPQILRNQYHPGFQEGATLAETKGIIYLKSIKLCEQAQKILREAGLNAYAIHSDNSLASEEAKQFVKNDQPGILLAVRKLRFGFDCPDLAWEFILRPPSQKSARQDIEQMLGRVIRRYQDKLGYVVTFEDIFNRYILPITQEQEKIPALSTDYLANADAKEYYLDENGCIVVDSDFLEITDAMDDSTEDNSPMMIDSVPAETQGFSVRFFQSCQSQRTRKHALSEDAECNKRPR
- a CDS encoding cyclic nucleotide-binding domain-containing protein, translating into MHAFEIIMLFCFGAAWPFSIIKSYKSTINGSKSIWFLFIIFLGYINGILYKFYYAYDFVIYLYGLNSGLVLIDILLYYRNEFFIYQLSRPEELLYKQHFSTLPRSVFCGLLKLARYQHYSPDEYLIKQDTSIEELFYLVEGDVKVSKEGIVINHLSNNTFIGEMSFLTGDRTTADVIAVTPVKCLTWKKSELKSQKEILNYCNMHIALDLIKKVDPAKRITVF
- a CDS encoding MFS transporter; the protein is MFRKTAPCFFAVVIDALGFGLVYPVMTAIFTADHSPVLSTDASLAVKHFYLGLSYILYPLCMFFGTSFMGDLSDVWGRKKVLLLCMLGITISFLLMGIGVAFSYLSLLLIGRAFSGLMAGSQPIAQASIADLSTPESKALNMSLISMSFSLGSVLGPLLGGVMSDQQLLPWFTFTTPFLMAALLAFIAWFWIELGYQDTVLALSHKKISIFRPVQIFIEAFEHRSVRILALVFLLMQMGFSLYFQFIIVHMKIAYNYTNWQLGAVQGMIGLGFAIGILLGMPFCVNRYKVHHIAFATLILTGLGQLLVYVIPNPILQWPLAVAIAIFDIMAFACLLTLFSNAVDAQSQGWVMGISGAVMAFAWMVTGFGSNLLSLISSAGLIAVGGILLLVSALLLLTKRPKKAFVS
- a CDS encoding GNAT family N-acetyltransferase, with translation MVITKELAFKIENCIKESHYRFTKQCAKGSILELGTGAAFFSGENSFFSQVIGWGFDTDQDKLISQIETIENFYHKLLHRRVDIELSPLAGNFIFSELSRRGYVISELNNISILDLTQPVRNTVPKHEEFRIQPISENHLHEWANCVALGFEYEEAREQFYLYAKTEGVTPFGAFMNNKLVAGGTIAIHQGVCDLGVTSTLPFYRGRGLQKALLDKRIEYAIHSGAGIASVTTEPGSISDLNIQKIGFQIAYTRIKLIFPLSAA
- a CDS encoding cyclic nucleotide-binding domain-containing protein: MVITIAFLLAQIILLISYLMTSMLLLRALVCVAQVCFMIATLMFGLQQPGMLSSFIFSILILLINILHIYRLLYAKIPSPIPEAYKVIYENKFKQFLSREFMILMSYAQPKSTTNDYLIQEDIIADVSVLIEGKAWVLMGTNQITELEQNSIIGEISFLTHSTSIASVKAINTVKFCTWTRENLLKLKKQYPNVYYKFYDLLIKSAGEKLRDQNIRGFYLKKTLKIPS